The DNA region CCtgtagcacctagaacagtgcctgacacctgATAGATGCTCAGTAAGATGTTGAAGGAATAAGTATTTGTCTACCTAGTATTGTCAGGATAGTATTGTCTTCTTACCACTTGTGAAAGCAAATGGGGCACATGAGAGAGAGAGTTGGGATCCACTCTGTAACATAGAAACAAATGGACACCTGAGCCAGAACCCTGGCTCTACCACTGGTTAACTTGTGTGTTGAGAAACTAAAATGCCAGCCTCCTAAGGTTTTAGTGAGGCTGTTATGAAATTATACCTGTGAAATTGCTAGAATGCTCTCAGTGACACTTAAAAATAACTCACTCAGCAAAGGCTATTCTGAATGACTGCCATGATTACCCCAGTATATCTATGTTTATGGTTGGCCTAAAGTGATGACTTTTAGAGGGGCGgagtttgaaaatgttttcagtttagGCTGGTTATTTGCCAGTTCTGTTGTACTGTGTATCACTATCGACATGTGTTTCAAGATAGTAGGTCAAGATTTAGCATAAAATCCCCAAGATCATTGAAATATAGGGTAAATTTGGAAATACGTTAGCTAAACCTTAAGTTCATGTATTAATGAtgctttgtgatatcttttttcccctttagtgTTGCCTGGAATATCAGAGAATTGGAAACAGTCATATTTTGGGATCATGACCTACTGTGGTGGTTTATGAAAAAAGATAATACGTTCCTAGGAAGCCAGCTACAAAGTATACTGAAGGATGCTTCCTAAGAGTTTTATCATGTCTTTCTGGATTTCAGTGGCCTCTTTTTAGAATTGCAAATGAAGAAGATGAAGGGTAGTGGACAGCAGTTATGGACTACACAAGTGGATGACGGACACAATTCCTTGACCATGTCGCCCAAACAGCCTAATGCTAACCGAGCGACTCGCCCAGATAGACAAGAAGCTCAGACTCTTTTGTATCAAGTCTCTGAGGCAGAGGCTGCCACAATGACCATTGCTACATGTGTAAAGTGTAAAAGTGTGTACAAGATTCCGCTTCAGGATCTGAAAAAGGATACTGGGCAAAGCCAAAAGGAGGACAAATATGTTTGCTTCAAATGCAGCCTAGGTGTGGCCCCTCCccatttccattttgtgaacAATAATCACAGTGCTACTCACATAGGAAATAAACCAGAAACCATCTCAAGTTCTGTCAATAACAAATTTAGAGTAAGGAACTTTAAGCCAGGCAAATACTATTGTGATAAATGTCGATTTTCCACAAAGGACCCTCTGCAGTACAAAAAGCACACACTTCAACATGAAGAGATTAAGTTCATTTGTTCTCACTGCAGCTACATTTCCTACACTAAAGGGGAGTTTCAGAGGCACTTGGTGAAACACACAGGCATTTTCCCTTATCAGTGTGAGTATTGTGACTATGGTGCTATTAGAAATGACTACATTGTCAAACACAGGAAGAGAGTCCACGAGAAGGCTGGTGGAAAACGGCTGCCCAAAACCATTGCCAAGCTGGAGCCAAAAAGAATCAGTGCATCCAAGCAAAACCCAGAGCTTTTAAAAGCTTCCAGTCCAAGGACTGCGTTTCAAAATAAGTTGTCAGATCAACTTTCAAGGTTCTCCCTCCATTCAAATAAAGACAGAATGCACAATATAATGTTATTACCGGAATCACAGGAGTACCAAAAAGATGTCGTGTGCATTCCAAATAAAGTGACGCTGTCAGAGCCCAGTGAAGTCAACCTGTTTGAGAACAAAAGTGTGGAGGTGGAAGTGTTATCCCCTGCAAAAGAGCCTGTTCAGCCAGGAATGCCATTAACGGTTGTGGCACCAGCGGAACTAATCGTCCCTGCAAACTGTTTAGCCCAATTGATAGATGTGAAGGTTGTCAATGGAACACAGCAGCTTGTGCTGAAACTGTTTCCTCTGGAAGAAAGTAATTGCCTTGCTGCTGGTGGGGGTGATGGAGGTAATTCTGAACATGTGACTAAAGAGAAAGATTCaagcaaacaggaaaaaatgGCTTCTGCAGAACAGACAAAGTCACTAATGATCGAAGGGAATGTTGGAAAACTTGCAGGCATCAATAATCTTCAGTCATCAGTTCAGAAACAGCTTAAAAACGTGAAATGGGTAAGGTCTTATGACTTTTTCACCTCAAATTCTAGAGTGTGCAGTGGTGGAGAATCCTTTCTCAACCCTGATAGAGTTGAGGGTTTGCAGAAAAAAGGTTATACATATCCACAAAGAACGGCTCTTCCTTCCATTGCCTTAAAAGGTCATTCTCCATCATCTCTAataaaaaatggtattttaagtgGCCTTGGAACTACGTCAAACTCTTTTCCATATAAAGCTGCTGTTTCTTTTACTAAAGATGGAAGAAATTTATACAGTGACTCACAGCAGTTATTTCCTCTTGCTGCATCGCCTGCAACCATTTCCTTCTCTGGAGAAAAGGACTCACTGCCCCTAAGTAAAAAGGACATGGAATCTAGAAATGAGATCAGTTTTCCTATAAAAATGGTTCCCCCTAATAAGAAGCTGAAAGGTAACCAGACACAGGAACACAAGGCAGTTTCAAATACTGGCCAGATTTCCTCTCAACATAAAAGTGAGTATTTACACATAAATGTAACAGGAGAAGATGGAATCAGATCTCAACAGTCTGGGGATAAACCTTTGGAAttaaagaattctgaaaagacTAATAACTCCTTCGAAGGACCAGTCATCTCATCAGTGTTTTCTCTGAGCTCTGGATCTGAAAACGTCCCTGAGGGCGTTAAGTGGAATAGTTCAACGTCCAAAATAAAGTCAATTGAACTCTTGCGCAGAAAGATAGCCCAGTTAATTGAATCCTGTGGCAAGCCTTCATCTTTGGCTGCAAGTAATGCACATCGTCATTCTGTAGGGAAGGCATCTAAGGTCACTTCGAAAGCTGCCTCTGAAGGTATTCAGGAAATTAACGTGTCATTTACCAGCACTGGCTATTCCGCGGGTACTCGCCCGAAACCTCAGGATGATGTTGGTATTAATGGACAGCTTACTCATCAGCAGATATATCCGCATCTTGTAGAAGGCAGCAGTGGGAAAAGTGAAAGCAGAGTAGCCAGGAAGCCACATTTGGCTCCTCCAGTATTGATCCCAAAGGGGGCTGTGCTGAGGGTTCTTAATTCCTCTGAGAATTCCCACGTTATAGAGGCTACATGTGAAGCACCTGTCAGCATCCCCTGCAGTGAGACACAGTTAATAAAACCCATTCCGTTCTGCCCAGTGAAACAGACAGACTTGGACTTACAGTCTTCGACAAGTGAAAGTGGGCCAGTAGACATGTCCCAGAATCATGATCTATCTCTTTGGGCTAAATCAAGAAAAGAGAGTGCAAATTGTAGCACCATGCTTAAAAAAACTGGACTCCTGCATGGACAGCAAGGAAGTGGTGAAATGAGTAAGCAAGGGAAACTGTTTTCCAGAAGTCTTCCTATAAgtagaaataaaaccaaacaagTCAACTCAtccaagaagaaaagcaaaattcaGGCTGATCCCAGCCGCTGTTTCAAGGATCCTTCCATTCTTCAGGTTGCAAGACAACTTCGACTGATAGCAGCTAAACCAGACCAGTTGATCAAATGCCCCCGTCGGAACCAGCCTGTCATCGTGTTAAACCATCCTGATGTCGACTCACCAGAAGTATCCAATGTGATGAAGGTAATAAACAAGTACAAAGGCAACGTCCTCAAAGTGGTCCTATCAGAGAGGACTAGGTGTCAGTTAGGCATCAGGCGGCATCATGTCCGGCTGACCTACCAGAATGTGGAGGAAGCCAATCAGATAAAAAGGCAAATGATGttgaaaatgaaacttaaaaaagtTCATAAAAATAACTACCAGGTGGTGGATTCCTTGCCCGATGACTCATCACAGTGTATATTTAAGTGCTGGTTTTGTGGACGGCTCTACGAAGACCAGGAAGAGTGGATGAGTCATGGCCA from Mesoplodon densirostris isolate mMesDen1 chromosome 1, mMesDen1 primary haplotype, whole genome shotgun sequence includes:
- the ZNF518B gene encoding zinc finger protein 518B, with amino-acid sequence MKKMKGSGQQLWTTQVDDGHNSLTMSPKQPNANRATRPDRQEAQTLLYQVSEAEAATMTIATCVKCKSVYKIPLQDLKKDTGQSQKEDKYVCFKCSLGVAPPHFHFVNNNHSATHIGNKPETISSSVNNKFRVRNFKPGKYYCDKCRFSTKDPLQYKKHTLQHEEIKFICSHCSYISYTKGEFQRHLVKHTGIFPYQCEYCDYGAIRNDYIVKHRKRVHEKAGGKRLPKTIAKLEPKRISASKQNPELLKASSPRTAFQNKLSDQLSRFSLHSNKDRMHNIMLLPESQEYQKDVVCIPNKVTLSEPSEVNLFENKSVEVEVLSPAKEPVQPGMPLTVVAPAELIVPANCLAQLIDVKVVNGTQQLVLKLFPLEESNCLAAGGGDGGNSEHVTKEKDSSKQEKMASAEQTKSLMIEGNVGKLAGINNLQSSVQKQLKNVKWVRSYDFFTSNSRVCSGGESFLNPDRVEGLQKKGYTYPQRTALPSIALKGHSPSSLIKNGILSGLGTTSNSFPYKAAVSFTKDGRNLYSDSQQLFPLAASPATISFSGEKDSLPLSKKDMESRNEISFPIKMVPPNKKLKGNQTQEHKAVSNTGQISSQHKSEYLHINVTGEDGIRSQQSGDKPLELKNSEKTNNSFEGPVISSVFSLSSGSENVPEGVKWNSSTSKIKSIELLRRKIAQLIESCGKPSSLAASNAHRHSVGKASKVTSKAASEGIQEINVSFTSTGYSAGTRPKPQDDVGINGQLTHQQIYPHLVEGSSGKSESRVARKPHLAPPVLIPKGAVLRVLNSSENSHVIEATCEAPVSIPCSETQLIKPIPFCPVKQTDLDLQSSTSESGPVDMSQNHDLSLWAKSRKESANCSTMLKKTGLLHGQQGSGEMSKQGKLFSRSLPISRNKTKQVNSSKKKSKIQADPSRCFKDPSILQVARQLRLIAAKPDQLIKCPRRNQPVIVLNHPDVDSPEVSNVMKVINKYKGNVLKVVLSERTRCQLGIRRHHVRLTYQNVEEANQIKRQMMLKMKLKKVHKNNYQVVDSLPDDSSQCIFKCWFCGRLYEDQEEWMSHGQRHLIEATRDWDVLSSKGK